A part of Alkalinema sp. FACHB-956 genomic DNA contains:
- the bcsA gene encoding UDP-forming cellulose synthase catalytic subunit: MSSMSNPSPKRPQSKSAQVVEWLVDLIPNFFDRVFGRFGRSQLVWLMGFIALFSLPLVITPLTIPQQGIVAVILVVLAWVVTAVEQKQAAGRTSEYLHLFLVWLSLITTFRYLYYRTNYTLNLTGGWVDAVFSILLYVAELYAILTLGLSYFQTLKLKERKPIDISGIPEDRLPLVDIYIPTYSEDVEIVRKTTLGALAIEYPKKNIYILDDGRAEKFKARREELRKMCTELGCTLLTRDNNDHAKAGNINTALRRTPGELVLILDCDHIPTRNILKETVGFFSRPKVSLVQTPHWFYNPDPFERNLQTGGKIPVGNELFYKVLQKGNDFWNAAFFCGSAAIVRKSHLLEVGGIAVETVTEDCHTSLRLHALGYESVYYDKIMVAGLAPEKFSAYVGQQVRWARGMAQILRIENPLFNPKLKLSIPQRICYFSATSHFFFGFPRLMYAIAPALFLVFGINPIRGLGLETLAYALPHFIISTYANFITYKHVRFSFWNEIYEFAMSFHAGIVTLLALINPKLGSFNVTDKGLTVTKRSFDWQSSRGLVFAAALVVASIVAAPFWLWLRPDTAEAVLVNLFWSFFNLILIVASVLVAFEQPQLRRSHRLDRKLAAVIYSQDNTLKGNTLNVSETGCQVVLDSWADLLDVVEVELVGDYGTRTFLKGQVVRALPVTDTQLVVTLDFVNPTQAQLDALAIVIYSDVKEWYSQRREQSDDPLASIRFITTSLQRAFQVRLPETSRMRVRKSINAFAQLYWKGAFYGARAVEIGGRSLRLELPANSLHNSLTDIEELNLGQPLVGLLISQESSDVQPRRLLAQVDRVGYGDGSDRGTVTIDLIFPEEVMDKQESKIKQLVKTLN; this comes from the coding sequence ATGAGTTCCATGTCTAATCCTTCGCCGAAACGCCCCCAGAGCAAAAGTGCCCAGGTGGTTGAGTGGTTGGTGGATTTAATTCCCAATTTCTTCGATCGGGTGTTTGGTCGCTTTGGCCGCAGTCAACTGGTCTGGCTAATGGGCTTTATCGCGCTATTTTCCCTGCCGCTGGTGATTACGCCGTTGACGATTCCGCAGCAGGGCATTGTGGCGGTCATCCTTGTCGTGTTGGCTTGGGTCGTGACTGCGGTAGAGCAAAAGCAGGCTGCTGGACGCACCAGTGAATATCTCCATCTTTTCCTCGTCTGGCTAAGTCTGATTACCACCTTTCGCTATCTCTACTACCGCACAAACTACACCCTCAACCTCACAGGCGGCTGGGTGGATGCGGTGTTTAGTATTCTGCTCTATGTAGCGGAACTGTATGCCATTCTCACCCTAGGCTTATCCTATTTCCAAACCCTGAAACTCAAGGAACGTAAGCCCATTGATATTTCGGGTATCCCTGAAGATCGGTTGCCTTTGGTGGATATTTACATTCCCACCTACAGCGAAGATGTGGAGATTGTCCGCAAGACAACCCTAGGGGCTTTGGCGATCGAATATCCCAAAAAGAACATTTATATCCTGGATGATGGACGGGCAGAGAAATTCAAAGCCCGCCGGGAAGAGCTGCGGAAAATGTGCACCGAGTTAGGCTGTACGCTGCTGACCCGAGATAACAACGACCACGCCAAGGCTGGCAACATCAACACGGCTCTGCGGCGCACACCGGGAGAACTGGTGTTGATTCTGGACTGTGACCACATTCCCACCCGCAACATTCTCAAGGAAACCGTGGGCTTTTTCAGCAGACCTAAGGTTTCCCTCGTCCAGACGCCCCACTGGTTTTATAACCCCGACCCCTTTGAGCGGAACTTACAAACCGGCGGTAAGATTCCCGTCGGCAACGAGTTGTTCTACAAAGTGCTGCAAAAGGGTAACGACTTTTGGAATGCGGCCTTTTTCTGTGGCTCAGCGGCGATCGTGCGCAAGTCCCATTTGCTGGAGGTGGGGGGCATTGCAGTGGAAACCGTGACGGAGGACTGTCACACCTCTCTGCGGCTGCACGCCCTCGGTTATGAATCCGTCTACTACGACAAAATCATGGTGGCGGGACTGGCTCCGGAGAAGTTTTCCGCCTATGTCGGTCAGCAGGTGCGGTGGGCGCGGGGAATGGCGCAAATTTTGCGGATTGAAAATCCCCTGTTCAATCCCAAGTTGAAACTGTCCATCCCCCAACGGATTTGCTATTTCAGTGCCACGTCCCACTTTTTCTTTGGCTTTCCCCGGTTGATGTATGCGATCGCACCGGCCCTGTTCTTGGTGTTTGGCATCAACCCGATTCGCGGGTTGGGACTGGAAACCTTGGCCTATGCGTTGCCCCACTTCATCATCTCTACCTACGCCAACTTTATTACCTATAAACATGTGCGATTTTCCTTCTGGAATGAGATCTATGAATTCGCCATGTCCTTCCATGCGGGTATTGTGACCTTGCTGGCGTTGATTAACCCGAAATTGGGATCGTTCAACGTGACTGATAAGGGGTTGACCGTGACGAAACGCAGCTTTGACTGGCAGTCGTCGCGGGGTTTGGTGTTTGCCGCAGCTTTGGTCGTTGCCTCGATCGTTGCGGCTCCCTTTTGGCTATGGTTGCGGCCCGACACCGCAGAAGCGGTTTTGGTGAACTTGTTCTGGAGCTTCTTTAACTTGATTCTGATTGTGGCATCGGTGCTAGTGGCTTTTGAGCAACCGCAATTACGCCGATCGCACCGTCTCGATCGCAAGCTAGCGGCTGTGATCTACAGTCAGGACAACACCCTCAAAGGCAATACCTTGAATGTGAGTGAAACCGGCTGCCAAGTTGTGTTGGATTCCTGGGCGGATTTGCTGGATGTGGTGGAAGTGGAATTGGTGGGGGACTACGGGACCCGGACTTTTCTGAAGGGGCAAGTTGTCCGAGCCTTGCCGGTGACCGACACCCAACTGGTGGTGACGTTAGATTTTGTCAACCCGACCCAAGCGCAACTGGATGCTTTGGCGATCGTCATCTACTCCGACGTGAAGGAGTGGTATTCGCAACGGCGGGAACAGTCCGATGATCCGCTAGCTTCGATTCGATTCATCACCACCAGTCTCCAGCGAGCTTTCCAAGTCCGTCTGCCCGAAACCAGCCGGATGCGGGTACGCAAATCGATCAATGCCTTTGCCCAGTTGTATTGGAAAGGTGCGTTCTACGGTGCGCGGGCGGTGGAAATTGGCGGACGGAGTCTGCGCTTGGAACTGCCTGCCAACAGTCTGCACAATAGTCTGACGGATATTGAAGAACTCAACCTGGGGCAACCCTTAGTGGGGCTCTTGATCAGTCAAGAATCCAGTGACGTACAACCCCGACGGCTGTTAGCCCAAGTTGACCGCGTGGGTTATGGTGATGGGAGCGATCGGGGGACAGTGACGATCGATCTCATTTTCCCGGAGGAAGTGATGGACAAGCAGGAATCGAAGATTAAACAGTTGGTCAAAACGTTGAACTAA
- a CDS encoding glycosyl hydrolase family 8: protein MRPVVLFTILLVMPWFGLAGCDRSPSIPSKPTLKPVPHTAITVSPAPNSRNLLQESWESYRKRFIQGDGRVIDWEGDEKSTSEGQAYALWRSVFANDPTTFEQTLRWAEQNLRRETPQKQPLDSLWAWKWGQQKDGQWTQLDPNFAVDADIDACFALILAAQRWQKPEYLALAKTKLQDIWLHSTTVVKGKRYLLPGPMIAFRQGNLVRLNPSYLAPYAFRLFAEVDKSRDWLALVETSYEILEASTAVSSAGLPSDWIALDAETGQYQALVKPSPVLSLYGFDASRVWWRVALDGFLYNEPRATQYLQSHLATIESLWRSQKKIPAQLDLQGNPLVKYDATSQYGMLYAAFQLVNPTIAQEIYQQKLLPRYRGGFWDNDKAYYTQNLVWFGLLPPQAIAQALQGQFTELSGVP, encoded by the coding sequence ATGCGTCCTGTTGTCCTGTTCACGATTCTCTTAGTGATGCCTTGGTTTGGTCTGGCTGGCTGCGATCGATCGCCCTCGATACCCAGTAAACCGACCCTCAAACCAGTGCCCCATACGGCGATTACGGTGAGTCCTGCGCCCAATAGCCGTAATCTTCTCCAGGAAAGCTGGGAATCCTATCGCAAACGCTTTATCCAGGGAGATGGCCGTGTGATCGATTGGGAAGGGGACGAAAAATCCACCTCCGAAGGTCAAGCCTACGCCCTCTGGCGATCGGTCTTCGCCAATGATCCCACCACCTTTGAGCAAACTCTGCGCTGGGCCGAGCAAAATCTCCGGCGCGAAACCCCGCAAAAGCAACCCCTCGATTCCCTCTGGGCTTGGAAATGGGGCCAACAGAAGGATGGGCAATGGACACAGTTGGATCCCAACTTTGCGGTGGATGCCGATATTGATGCCTGCTTTGCCCTAATTCTGGCGGCCCAACGCTGGCAAAAACCGGAATATTTAGCCCTTGCGAAAACGAAGCTACAGGACATTTGGCTGCACTCAACCACGGTGGTTAAAGGCAAACGCTATTTGCTGCCGGGGCCGATGATTGCCTTTCGCCAGGGAAATTTGGTGCGACTGAATCCCTCCTACCTTGCGCCCTATGCCTTTCGCCTATTCGCTGAGGTGGATAAGTCACGGGATTGGTTAGCGCTTGTGGAGACTAGTTATGAAATCTTGGAAGCCTCCACCGCAGTTTCTAGCGCGGGCTTACCCAGTGATTGGATCGCCCTCGATGCGGAAACCGGGCAATACCAAGCCTTGGTTAAACCCAGCCCGGTGCTGAGCCTATACGGTTTTGATGCCAGTCGAGTTTGGTGGCGGGTGGCGCTGGATGGGTTCCTGTACAACGAACCAAGGGCCACGCAATATTTGCAAAGCCATCTGGCGACGATCGAATCCCTCTGGCGATCGCAAAAGAAGATCCCTGCCCAGCTTGATCTTCAGGGAAATCCCTTGGTCAAGTACGATGCGACCTCCCAGTACGGCATGCTCTATGCGGCGTTTCAGTTAGTCAATCCCACCATAGCACAGGAGATTTATCAACAAAAATTGCTGCCCCGTTACCGAGGTGGCTTTTGGGACAACGATAAAGCGTACTATACCCAAAATTTAGTGTGGTTTGGGCTATTGCCGCCCCAGGCGATCGCCCAGGCACTCCAGGGCCAATTTACTGAATTGTCAGGTGTGCCATGA
- a CDS encoding serine/threonine-protein kinase yields the protein MTEPNSNLLNNRYQLLELIGKGAMGRVYKAKDTRLGAVVAVKFLAQTLLNRRMRDRFWTEASICAQLGQKSIHIVRVTDYDVNHEDVPYYVMEYLQGESLSDIIRRQPLPLPRFLSLIRQIVLGLQAAHQGIDIDGTICPIIHRDIKPSNMLVTQDQSLGELVKVLDFGISKLLQEDSNQTSTYMGTMVYSSPEQMEGRELDVRSDIYSLGVMMFEMLTGKLPIHADTHSFAGWYRAHTSHAPRTLTEVAPGTTFPKNLEALVMGCLAKNPKDRPQTAIEILKVLEPLEERYEANRSLTDRINGALMRQSLLVGADGVDRRSTSRGRGTTSVLDELYRVATWPQDKPIGAITFLRNLEIYQKQVPLVWAMLPYEEIKELKLHQLYNRIYKNVLCLPSPYPLAIWTTAIYNRACHLGRDPRWFSHFLDLRTGQGRETLHLLGAQGKYYVLLFAQEAPQKCALILEMPINAQLQSRLQEWAVMSPTW from the coding sequence ATGACCGAACCCAACAGCAATCTTCTGAATAACCGCTATCAACTGCTGGAGTTGATAGGCAAGGGGGCCATGGGACGGGTTTACAAAGCCAAAGATACGCGCCTAGGAGCCGTCGTTGCGGTTAAATTTTTGGCGCAGACTTTACTGAATCGTAGAATGCGCGATCGCTTTTGGACGGAGGCGAGTATCTGTGCCCAATTGGGACAGAAAAGCATTCACATTGTGCGGGTGACGGACTATGACGTCAACCATGAGGATGTTCCGTATTACGTCATGGAATATTTGCAGGGAGAAAGCCTCAGCGACATTATCCGACGACAACCCCTGCCCCTACCCCGATTCCTCTCTTTAATTCGGCAAATTGTCCTAGGATTGCAGGCCGCCCATCAAGGCATTGATATTGACGGAACCATTTGTCCAATCATTCACCGAGACATTAAACCCAGCAATATGCTGGTGACGCAGGATCAGAGTTTAGGTGAATTGGTCAAGGTACTCGATTTTGGCATTTCTAAACTGTTGCAGGAGGATAGCAACCAGACCAGTACCTACATGGGGACGATGGTGTATTCCTCACCAGAACAAATGGAAGGCCGGGAATTAGATGTCAGATCGGATATCTATAGCTTGGGCGTCATGATGTTTGAAATGTTGACGGGGAAATTGCCGATCCATGCGGATACCCATTCCTTTGCAGGATGGTATCGCGCCCATACGTCCCATGCCCCTCGCACCTTAACGGAGGTTGCACCGGGAACCACCTTTCCCAAGAATTTGGAAGCCCTGGTCATGGGTTGCTTGGCCAAAAATCCTAAGGATCGGCCCCAAACCGCGATCGAGATTCTGAAAGTCCTGGAACCTCTGGAAGAACGCTATGAGGCCAATCGCTCTCTGACCGATCGGATTAATGGGGCATTGATGCGGCAATCTTTGCTGGTGGGAGCCGATGGGGTCGATCGTCGCAGCACGTCTCGCGGTCGGGGTACGACTTCTGTTTTGGATGAGTTGTATCGCGTGGCGACTTGGCCCCAGGACAAACCGATCGGGGCGATTACGTTTCTGCGTAATTTGGAAATCTACCAAAAGCAAGTGCCTTTGGTTTGGGCGATGTTGCCCTATGAGGAAATCAAAGAACTCAAGTTGCACCAGCTCTACAATCGCATCTACAAGAATGTACTCTGTTTGCCATCCCCCTACCCCTTAGCCATTTGGACGACGGCGATCTACAATCGAGCCTGTCACCTGGGTCGGGATCCCCGTTGGTTTTCCCATTTTCTGGATTTGCGAACGGGCCAAGGGCGAGAAACCCTCCATTTGCTAGGAGCCCAAGGGAAGTATTATGTGTTGCTGTTTGCCCAGGAAGCGCCCCAAAAATGTGCGTTGATTCTGGAAATGCCGATTAATGCACAATTGCAATCACGCTTGCAGGAGTGGGCCGTCATGAGTCCGACTTGGTGA
- a CDS encoding DUF2335 domain-containing protein, which translates to MINDPAQVDSSVEDSQDSTAASAQKIAPLDPVKVSPQNRPSRESMEVYGFQGPLPPPSILKAYDLVEPGLANRIVSLAEKQAHHRMNLEKTVITGDDKRAWAGLVAGFVLACLGFVGSYDLIRNGKEVSGSILGGGVLVSLVGVFVYGTNKRSEERIEKRRDLLGKDSQVRSED; encoded by the coding sequence ATGATTAACGACCCTGCGCAAGTAGATTCAAGTGTTGAAGATTCACAAGATAGTACTGCTGCTTCGGCACAAAAGATAGCGCCTTTGGATCCTGTGAAGGTTTCTCCGCAAAATAGGCCATCTAGAGAATCAATGGAAGTATATGGTTTTCAGGGGCCTTTACCTCCTCCTTCAATTCTTAAGGCGTATGACCTAGTAGAACCAGGATTAGCGAATCGAATTGTTTCTCTTGCAGAAAAGCAAGCCCATCACCGAATGAACCTGGAAAAAACTGTAATTACAGGGGATGATAAACGAGCTTGGGCGGGGCTGGTAGCTGGGTTTGTTCTTGCCTGTTTAGGGTTTGTAGGAAGTTATGACTTAATTCGCAATGGCAAGGAAGTTAGTGGCAGTATTTTAGGGGGAGGGGTCTTGGTTTCCCTTGTAGGTGTGTTTGTGTATGGTACAAATAAGCGTTCTGAAGAGAGAATAGAAAAACGCCGAGATTTATTGGGTAAGGATTCTCAAGTTCGGAGTGAAGATTGA
- a CDS encoding DICT sensory domain-containing protein, whose amino-acid sequence MIIPNSVLDDLFAALPQVRPQMYFKSSLTALSHAMEDQVLAGSDKPLVIASFQRERFYKQEAHRYARIAERTNQVYVLAAPETDFANRSIDYEMVAFDPSDPLSQEWHLVVLGRQYACCLICKEKFLTDPKVRQFELHVDQSRRFEGIWSFDREIVCKSAELLLQRIIAYRPELATKAGRALGKLSKETAKGFKPPVSDPFAERLVTYLQVGQYKLSKAYRAIAEKERKERLVNLMTTAIRRSLDPAEVLQVATLELGQVLKPDRCLIYRCKAADTVVRLEHEFLDPGSTESETVDDSSIPSLRGMVWDLAMNPLFQQVAQAQESLYVEDTLSHPLLVTTGNAASTLQYLLQTGKIRSWLMVPVLYQDRLLGIVELHYCDSHLLQKHELELVDAIAAQIGIALIQAEAFANLEDLNQQLEALERTRSNLIAITGHELRTPLSTIQVCLESLSTDPTMPAELRQVMLSSALSDAERMRKLIQDFLTLSRLESGRVEWRMEPQPLQECVDLALSSLKTRYGSNLPQISVELPDELPMVRVDGEWLVEVLSKLLDNACKFTDANGEIHVQAQNGTDRQMLEVIVSDTGRGIEPNRLERVFERFYQEEGALRRSTGGTGLGLAICRQIIAGWGGKIWAESAGKDRGSQFHFTMPIARVS is encoded by the coding sequence ATGATTATTCCAAACTCAGTACTGGATGATCTATTTGCCGCTCTGCCTCAGGTGCGACCACAGATGTATTTCAAGTCTTCCTTGACGGCTTTGTCCCATGCCATGGAAGACCAAGTTCTGGCAGGTAGTGATAAGCCCTTAGTCATCGCTAGCTTCCAGCGCGAACGATTTTATAAACAAGAAGCCCATCGCTATGCCCGCATCGCCGAGCGAACCAATCAGGTCTACGTCCTAGCAGCGCCAGAAACGGATTTTGCGAATCGATCGATTGATTACGAAATGGTTGCCTTTGATCCGAGCGATCCATTGAGCCAAGAGTGGCATTTGGTGGTGCTGGGACGGCAATACGCCTGTTGTTTAATCTGTAAAGAAAAGTTTCTCACCGATCCAAAAGTTCGGCAGTTTGAGCTGCATGTGGATCAATCCCGGCGCTTTGAGGGGATTTGGAGCTTCGATCGGGAAATTGTTTGTAAGTCAGCGGAACTACTCCTGCAACGCATCATTGCCTATCGACCGGAACTGGCCACAAAAGCAGGTAGGGCGCTGGGTAAGTTGAGCAAGGAAACTGCCAAAGGCTTCAAACCGCCGGTGTCCGATCCCTTTGCAGAACGGTTGGTCACCTACTTGCAAGTGGGGCAATACAAGCTCTCTAAAGCCTATCGCGCGATCGCAGAAAAGGAACGCAAAGAACGCTTAGTCAACTTGATGACCACCGCGATTCGCCGATCGCTGGATCCCGCTGAAGTCTTGCAAGTTGCCACATTGGAACTCGGCCAAGTCCTGAAGCCCGATCGCTGTTTGATTTATCGCTGTAAGGCTGCGGATACGGTGGTACGCCTGGAACATGAATTTTTGGATCCGGGCTCAACCGAATCGGAAACGGTGGATGACAGTTCCATTCCCTCCCTGCGGGGCATGGTCTGGGATTTGGCCATGAATCCCCTATTTCAGCAAGTGGCCCAAGCCCAGGAATCGCTATACGTTGAAGATACCCTGTCCCATCCGCTCTTAGTGACGACCGGCAATGCCGCCAGTACTTTGCAATATCTGTTGCAGACAGGCAAGATTCGATCGTGGCTAATGGTGCCAGTGCTGTATCAGGATCGCCTCTTGGGCATTGTTGAGTTGCATTATTGCGACTCCCACTTACTGCAAAAACACGAACTGGAATTGGTCGATGCGATCGCGGCCCAAATTGGGATTGCCCTGATTCAAGCGGAAGCCTTTGCCAACTTGGAAGATCTCAACCAGCAACTGGAAGCGTTGGAACGCACCCGCAGTAACCTGATTGCCATCACCGGCCATGAACTGCGGACCCCGCTGTCCACCATCCAAGTTTGCCTAGAGAGCTTATCCACCGACCCCACAATGCCTGCGGAGTTGCGACAGGTGATGCTCAGTTCGGCCCTCTCCGATGCAGAGCGGATGCGCAAGCTCATTCAAGATTTTCTCACCCTCTCCCGGTTAGAAAGTGGGCGGGTGGAATGGCGCATGGAACCCCAACCCCTCCAGGAATGCGTAGATTTAGCCCTCAGTAGTTTGAAAACCCGCTATGGCAGTAATTTGCCCCAAATTAGTGTTGAACTTCCCGATGAATTACCCATGGTGCGGGTGGATGGAGAATGGTTGGTGGAAGTGTTGTCTAAACTGTTGGATAACGCTTGTAAATTTACCGATGCCAATGGAGAAATTCATGTTCAGGCACAAAATGGCACCGATCGGCAGATGCTGGAAGTGATCGTGTCGGATACAGGCCGAGGCATTGAACCCAATCGTCTGGAACGGGTTTTTGAACGCTTTTACCAAGAAGAAGGGGCACTGCGCCGCAGTACTGGGGGCACGGGTCTCGGTTTGGCCATTTGTCGGCAAATTATTGCAGGCTGGGGTGGCAAAATCTGGGCGGAGTCAGCAGGCAAGGATCGGGGCAGTCAGTTTCACTTTACAATGCCGATCGCGCGGGTCAGCTAA
- a CDS encoding cellulose biosynthesis cyclic di-GMP-binding regulatory protein BcsB has translation MKKRYPNLSPSHRRSLFRRLRTWNPLVLRSCLLGGLGLLTGLVVLLSHSDPSGVAFSQGIQQQEDQVIRNYKLPSAPPPAPVYQPAPEPAPAEPVPAPAQDSTPVESRPIESAPTQPDATDKPESDKPTDANKDTKDKLEDDKATTEVASLSGLNRYVLEFNRSPVIGNRFRLQGVYAESRLGFTRPRTWQVRTAKVLVRFRHSPDLAAGKSNLIVRVNDTSVGSIPLNLKPAQIGESIVEIPANLLQDYNEITLVAQQQNNTNCSSAQDDKLWTEVLPDSKVVMDYQTKGFPLDFSRYPYPFFDNLALDSARINYLMPSQTNPEWLQAASRFHSYMGRLADFRPMETALVKEAKNFKWNDRLVVIGTPEEQPLLKSLKLPLAVSGKQFLQADKAPLPDDVGILALSTLKNGSVPVLVISGNSPAGVTKAAQFLVQTQDSQIGTGQFILVTSDKIPELPAPAVRDWPKYLPGRSQFNLSDLRGNDGKPFQDVTVRGSSAPRVDFDFRALPDDRFIRGSTMTVRYSYGGQVDTSKSTVSIFVDGIGIGSKKLTNDNGASQETFVVDLPAELITPTSRIGVDFKLVPKVPEQCGQITDQQLWGTLHKDSSFNLNREISVQLPDLKLFTTGYPFASPQDLSRMAIVLPDKPSETEVMTLLKLSERMGRISQAKSVKQEVYTTSKLQDSTKKFKHLVGIGTRDRFPLPEVFQEKGGFKLLDAFTRQFKQTQIQTLPDSGGVVQSVLSPWNDDRVVLALTAQTEGGLKQVQDVLSNDSWFYQLQDDTALIAANPNTSPYDSNGYQFQFFRQSEQRSLENLNPISRMRRVFQNNWWLLPSGIIGLSILLYGVAQLYLKRVAGESS, from the coding sequence ATGAAAAAGCGCTATCCCAATCTTTCTCCATCCCACCGACGATCGCTGTTCCGCCGTCTTCGTACTTGGAATCCCCTCGTTTTACGATCGTGCCTCCTCGGCGGCCTGGGCCTGCTCACAGGACTGGTCGTACTGCTATCCCACAGTGATCCCAGCGGAGTTGCCTTCAGCCAAGGCATTCAACAGCAGGAAGATCAGGTAATTCGGAATTACAAACTACCCTCCGCTCCACCGCCTGCCCCTGTCTACCAGCCGGCTCCAGAACCCGCCCCTGCCGAGCCGGTTCCGGCTCCGGCCCAGGACAGTACGCCGGTGGAAAGTCGCCCGATCGAATCCGCTCCAACCCAGCCCGATGCCACCGATAAACCGGAATCGGACAAACCGACCGATGCTAATAAGGACACGAAGGACAAACTGGAAGACGACAAAGCCACGACAGAAGTTGCCAGTCTAAGCGGTCTGAATCGCTATGTTTTGGAATTTAACCGCAGCCCTGTGATTGGGAACCGCTTTCGTCTCCAAGGGGTTTACGCGGAATCTCGCCTGGGGTTTACGCGACCCCGCACCTGGCAGGTTAGAACCGCCAAGGTTCTCGTGCGGTTTCGCCACTCGCCTGACTTGGCCGCTGGGAAATCCAACTTGATTGTGCGGGTCAATGACACCAGCGTGGGCAGCATCCCCCTCAACTTGAAGCCAGCCCAAATTGGCGAATCGATCGTTGAAATTCCCGCCAATCTGTTGCAGGATTACAACGAAATCACCCTCGTAGCCCAGCAGCAAAACAATACCAATTGTTCCAGTGCGCAAGACGACAAGCTCTGGACAGAAGTTTTGCCCGATTCCAAGGTCGTCATGGACTACCAAACCAAGGGATTTCCCCTGGACTTCAGCCGCTATCCCTATCCCTTTTTTGATAACCTGGCTCTGGATTCCGCCCGGATTAACTACCTGATGCCGAGCCAGACTAACCCAGAATGGTTGCAAGCAGCCAGCCGCTTTCACAGCTATATGGGTCGCCTTGCGGACTTCCGCCCGATGGAAACCGCCCTGGTCAAGGAAGCGAAAAATTTCAAATGGAACGATCGCTTAGTCGTCATTGGTACGCCGGAAGAACAACCGTTACTGAAGTCCTTAAAGCTGCCCTTAGCGGTTTCCGGCAAGCAATTCCTGCAAGCGGACAAAGCGCCCCTGCCGGATGATGTCGGAATCCTCGCCCTCAGCACACTGAAAAATGGCAGTGTTCCAGTGCTGGTCATTTCCGGCAACAGTCCTGCTGGCGTCACGAAAGCCGCTCAGTTTTTGGTGCAAACCCAGGACAGTCAGATCGGCACCGGACAGTTCATCCTCGTCACCAGCGATAAGATTCCCGAATTGCCTGCTCCCGCTGTGCGCGATTGGCCGAAATATCTCCCTGGTCGGAGCCAGTTTAATCTCAGCGATTTGCGGGGCAATGATGGTAAACCCTTTCAAGATGTAACGGTGCGTGGGTCTTCGGCTCCCCGGGTTGATTTTGATTTTCGCGCCTTGCCCGACGATCGCTTTATTCGCGGCAGTACAATGACCGTCCGCTACAGCTATGGTGGCCAAGTTGATACCAGTAAATCAACCGTCTCTATTTTTGTAGATGGCATTGGCATCGGTAGTAAAAAACTGACGAATGATAATGGGGCGAGTCAGGAAACCTTTGTGGTCGATCTCCCCGCAGAGTTGATCACGCCGACTTCCAGAATTGGGGTGGATTTTAAACTCGTGCCGAAAGTCCCTGAGCAGTGCGGCCAAATTACCGATCAACAACTGTGGGGTACCCTGCACAAAGATAGTAGTTTTAATCTCAACCGCGAGATTTCCGTGCAACTGCCGGATCTGAAGCTATTCACCACGGGTTATCCCTTTGCCTCGCCCCAGGATTTATCCCGCATGGCGATCGTGCTGCCGGATAAGCCTTCGGAAACGGAAGTGATGACGCTGCTCAAACTGAGTGAACGCATGGGGCGTATCAGCCAAGCGAAATCGGTGAAGCAGGAAGTGTATACCACTAGCAAACTTCAGGACTCCACCAAAAAATTCAAACATCTGGTCGGGATTGGCACCCGCGATCGCTTCCCGCTCCCGGAAGTGTTTCAGGAAAAAGGCGGCTTCAAGTTACTGGACGCCTTCACCCGCCAATTTAAGCAAACCCAAATCCAAACCTTGCCAGATAGCGGTGGCGTCGTTCAAAGTGTGCTGTCTCCCTGGAATGACGATCGGGTTGTGCTGGCGCTGACGGCCCAAACCGAAGGCGGCCTCAAACAGGTGCAGGATGTCCTGAGCAATGACAGTTGGTTCTACCAATTGCAAGACGACACCGCCCTGATTGCGGCCAATCCCAATACCTCCCCCTACGACAGCAATGGCTACCAGTTCCAGTTCTTCCGGCAATCGGAACAACGGAGCTTAGAGAACCTTAACCCCATTAGCCGGATGCGACGAGTCTTCCAAAATAATTGGTGGTTGCTGCCCTCGGGCATTATTGGACTATCGATTCTGCTGTATGGCGTTGCCCAACTGTACCTCAAGCGTGTTGCGGGAGAGTCTTCATGA